The Nitrospira sp. genome window below encodes:
- a CDS encoding glycoside hydrolase family 15 protein yields MGYKPIGDYGVIGDLHTVALVGKDGSIDWCCFPHFDSPSLFGALLDDRRGGRFRIAPPDDGKRQQLYLPETNVLLTRFLHHDGVGEVTDFMPIEGDEPGVHATRHQIIRMVKVVRGKIRFRLECHPAFNFGRDDHRVTTLQAGAIFRSASLTIGLVSSVPLTTSQGGVEAEFVLEEGQQITFVLVQLESETSESVLDVPQTADTALRETVAYWRKWLSQCRYTGRWREMVQRSALTLKLLTYAPTGAIVAAPTTSLPESLGGERNWDYRYTWIRDAAFTLYALLRLGFSKEAGRFMQWLEARCHDLNQDCSLQVLYGIDGRRITQEDILSHWEGYQRSSPVRVGNGAASQRQLDMYGALMDAAYLYNKHGSPISYDSWMGLTRLLDYVCANWDQPDEGIWEVRGGQRQFVYSKVMCWVALDRGIRLADKRGFPADRAKWMDARDRIYRDVMHYGWDHERRSFVQEYHGHALDASALILPLVFFLSPTDPRMQSTIEQITSSLVSDALVFRYLPEEAAPDGLSGQEGTFTLCSFWLVEALTRAGRLEEARLTFEKILSYANHLGLYAEELSLTGEQLGNFPQAFAHIGLISAAYNLDRALGSQRIPAA; encoded by the coding sequence ATGGGGTATAAACCGATCGGAGATTACGGAGTCATCGGAGACCTCCATACCGTGGCCTTGGTGGGGAAGGATGGGTCTATCGATTGGTGTTGCTTCCCGCACTTTGATTCACCCAGCTTGTTCGGCGCGTTGCTGGATGACCGGCGAGGTGGGCGGTTCCGCATTGCTCCACCCGACGATGGAAAACGACAACAACTCTACTTGCCGGAAACCAACGTGCTCTTGACCCGCTTTCTGCACCATGACGGCGTCGGCGAGGTGACGGATTTCATGCCGATCGAAGGCGATGAGCCGGGAGTGCATGCGACGCGACATCAGATTATTCGTATGGTCAAGGTGGTCAGAGGCAAAATTCGGTTTCGGTTGGAGTGTCATCCCGCGTTCAACTTCGGTCGGGATGATCATCGTGTCACGACGCTCCAGGCCGGAGCGATCTTTCGATCGGCTTCGTTGACGATCGGATTGGTGAGTTCCGTACCGCTGACGACGAGTCAGGGGGGCGTGGAGGCGGAGTTTGTCTTGGAAGAAGGGCAGCAGATCACCTTCGTTCTCGTGCAACTGGAGTCAGAAACGAGCGAGAGCGTCCTTGATGTACCTCAAACGGCCGACACTGCGTTGCGCGAGACCGTGGCCTATTGGCGGAAGTGGTTGAGTCAATGCCGCTACACGGGGAGATGGCGTGAAATGGTTCAACGTTCGGCGTTGACGTTGAAGCTCCTGACTTATGCACCGACCGGTGCGATCGTGGCCGCGCCGACCACCAGTCTGCCCGAATCGTTGGGCGGTGAGAGGAATTGGGACTACCGCTACACCTGGATTCGAGATGCGGCCTTCACCCTGTATGCGCTGTTGCGGCTTGGTTTTTCGAAAGAGGCGGGTCGGTTCATGCAGTGGCTCGAAGCCCGCTGTCACGATCTCAACCAAGACTGCTCGCTACAAGTCCTCTACGGTATCGATGGACGTCGGATTACACAGGAGGACATCCTGTCCCATTGGGAAGGATATCAACGTTCGTCGCCGGTCCGTGTGGGCAATGGCGCGGCTTCACAACGCCAATTGGATATGTACGGCGCGTTGATGGATGCGGCCTATCTCTACAATAAGCATGGATCACCTATCAGCTATGACAGTTGGATGGGTTTGACTCGTCTCCTGGACTACGTCTGTGCCAATTGGGATCAGCCTGACGAAGGAATTTGGGAGGTGCGCGGCGGGCAGCGGCAGTTTGTGTATTCAAAAGTCATGTGTTGGGTTGCGCTCGACCGAGGAATCCGCCTCGCAGACAAGAGAGGATTTCCTGCAGATCGTGCTAAGTGGATGGATGCGAGGGACCGGATCTATCGTGATGTCATGCACTATGGTTGGGATCATGAACGCCGCTCGTTTGTGCAGGAATATCACGGTCACGCACTGGACGCCAGCGCCTTGATCCTGCCGCTTGTCTTTTTCCTTTCACCGACCGATCCACGTATGCAATCCACCATCGAGCAGATCACATCCAGTCTGGTATCCGATGCACTGGTCTTTCGCTACCTCCCAGAGGAGGCTGCGCCCGACGGCTTATCCGGCCAAGAAGGAACCTTTACGCTCTGTTCATTCTGGCTGGTCGAGGCGTTGACCAGAGCCGGTCGTTTGGAAGAAGCTCGGTTGACGTTTGAGAAGATCTTGAGCTATGCGAATCACTTGGGCCTCTATGCGGAAGAGTTGTCTCTGACAGGAGAACAGTTGGGCAATTTCCCTCAGGCGTTCGCCCACATCGGCCTGATCAGCGCTGCCTATAACCTTGACCGAGCTCTTGGTTCACAGCGGATTCCGGCTGCGTGA
- a CDS encoding glycosyl transferase family 2 — MDRLESNQQPVAESSLPDSVHALLDQAEPTDIVVGVLTFNDGATAPAVAKTLIEGFRRSGRGQRVLLINCDAGSQDGTGDLIEQAVGREGPFWAVRHPVRGSSLHVITESGVPGRDVAVRLLATVSERLAAKVCVIVDGNLKSVDQHWPELLTSPILDKGADCVLPQFSRNRYEGTLTNTLLAPLTRALYGKRLTYHQGGAYAFSDRFMRSTLTAQPWDDEIALYGIDGWITTLAAAEPIDVYEAMLGARVRQGKPMGDLSTIIAQSVGCIFHLMERYQSGWESVKGSKTVPMIGEPAGLGESVGTLHVERMIQGFRQGLRDLVPIWQIVLAPDTFQHVLELGIDDADSFRFPSSLWVQVVYDLAMAYHDRLLHREHLLKSLTPLYLGYTASLILTTRALPGKRVEEHLERLAVEYETMKSYLIQRWRWSDG, encoded by the coding sequence ATGGATCGGCTCGAATCGAATCAACAGCCCGTTGCCGAATCTTCCTTGCCGGATTCGGTCCACGCGCTGCTTGATCAGGCGGAACCAACTGATATCGTCGTGGGAGTGCTTACCTTCAACGATGGAGCGACGGCACCTGCCGTTGCCAAAACGTTGATCGAGGGATTTCGTCGTTCGGGTCGAGGGCAGAGGGTGTTGCTGATCAATTGCGATGCCGGTTCGCAAGATGGGACAGGGGATCTCATCGAACAAGCGGTCGGACGCGAGGGACCTTTCTGGGCGGTCCGACATCCGGTGCGTGGATCCTCATTGCATGTCATCACCGAGTCGGGGGTACCTGGCCGAGACGTGGCGGTGCGGTTGCTCGCGACGGTCTCTGAGCGACTGGCGGCAAAGGTGTGTGTCATCGTCGACGGGAATCTGAAGTCCGTTGATCAACACTGGCCGGAACTGCTCACGTCACCCATTCTCGACAAAGGTGCGGATTGTGTGCTGCCTCAATTCTCCCGCAATCGGTACGAAGGGACCCTGACGAATACGCTGCTGGCACCCCTCACCCGAGCGTTGTATGGAAAACGCCTGACCTATCATCAGGGCGGAGCCTATGCGTTCTCTGATCGGTTCATGCGATCGACCCTGACGGCTCAACCATGGGACGACGAAATCGCCCTGTATGGGATCGATGGATGGATCACGACATTGGCAGCAGCCGAACCCATCGACGTCTATGAAGCAATGTTAGGGGCACGTGTGCGCCAAGGCAAGCCGATGGGGGATTTATCAACGATCATTGCCCAATCGGTCGGCTGCATTTTTCACTTGATGGAACGCTATCAAAGTGGGTGGGAGTCGGTAAAGGGATCGAAGACGGTTCCGATGATCGGAGAACCGGCCGGATTAGGGGAGTCCGTCGGAACTCTGCACGTCGAACGGATGATCCAGGGGTTTCGCCAGGGGCTGCGGGACCTGGTCCCGATCTGGCAGATCGTGTTGGCACCCGATACCTTTCAACACGTGTTGGAGCTGGGGATCGATGATGCGGATAGTTTTCGGTTTCCCTCCAGTCTTTGGGTGCAAGTCGTTTATGACTTGGCCATGGCCTATCACGATCGGCTCCTCCACCGTGAGCACCTGCTCAAGTCGCTGACGCCGCTGTACCTCGGCTATACCGCGTCACTGATCTTGACGACACGTGCGCTACCAGGGAAGCGTGTGGAAGAGCATCTGGAGCGATTGGCCGTCGAGTACGAAACCATGAAATCGTATCTGATTCAGCGATGGAGGTGGAGCGATGGGTAA
- a CDS encoding FKBP-type peptidyl-prolyl cis-trans isomerase: protein MAITRTLRHPDGELRLRRVEWGDLVRVDFMTWLENGSLFDSSLYHEPLEFIAGEQSVMPGINHLVLGMTVGESRTQLFPPDLAFGLYRSDLCYRVKRRWLKSHHIVPVIGLEVAILKNDRTVMNMIVTELDGEQVTLDANHKLAGKNIMVQLDLLEIKAPTDREIPGTILE, encoded by the coding sequence GTGGCCATAACGAGGACTTTACGCCATCCGGATGGAGAACTGCGACTCCGTCGAGTCGAGTGGGGTGACCTGGTACGAGTCGACTTTATGACCTGGTTGGAGAATGGATCCTTGTTTGATTCATCCCTGTATCACGAGCCCCTCGAGTTTATCGCCGGAGAACAGTCTGTCATGCCGGGCATCAATCATCTGGTGCTCGGTATGACCGTCGGTGAGTCCAGAACCCAGCTGTTTCCCCCTGACCTTGCCTTTGGTTTGTATCGCAGCGACCTGTGCTACCGAGTGAAGCGCAGATGGTTGAAGTCCCACCATATCGTGCCGGTGATTGGCCTCGAAGTGGCCATTCTCAAAAACGATCGCACAGTGATGAATATGATCGTGACTGAATTGGACGGAGAACAGGTCACGTTGGATGCCAACCACAAATTGGCCGGGAAGAACATCATGGTTCAACTTGACCTGCTAGAGATTAAAGCGCCTACCGATCGGGAGATTCCCGGCACGATATTGGAATGA
- a CDS encoding glycosyltransferase, whose protein sequence is MIGELEQYREVAPKGTVDFLHRLSDLVQGKQFLHVSAVRYGGGMAEILRRIVPVMKALGVEARWEVIAGTQEFSDVTRRIADGLQGRPETITNEMYATYLDITARNARALNLDADLVVVHDPQPAALIDYRKGGKWVWRCHLDMGRPHRSIWSLFRRHVVKYDAAVFSLPGFAQRLPIPKFLIYPSIDPLTEKNRELSRVEIAQGLDRFGIAKSKPILLQVARFDRFKDQIGTIRTYQMVKKHHNCQLVLAGSGVLHDPEGESVLAEVQAAAANDPDIHILQLPPEADREINVLQRAASVVVQKALKEGFGVAVSEAMWKGKPIIGGTAGGVSAQIVDGATGFIVHSVEGAAFRIRYLLSNPGVMTRMGASAKEHVRRNFLITRHLGDHLTLLKLLCSE, encoded by the coding sequence ATGATCGGCGAGTTGGAACAGTACCGGGAAGTGGCTCCGAAGGGAACGGTCGATTTTCTGCATCGGTTGAGTGATCTCGTGCAAGGCAAGCAGTTTCTCCATGTCAGCGCTGTGCGCTACGGCGGCGGAATGGCGGAGATCTTGCGGCGGATCGTGCCGGTGATGAAAGCACTGGGTGTCGAAGCTCGTTGGGAGGTCATCGCCGGGACACAGGAATTTTCTGATGTGACAAGACGGATTGCTGACGGGTTGCAGGGGAGACCTGAAACGATCACCAATGAGATGTACGCCACCTATCTTGATATCACCGCCAGAAACGCGAGGGCATTGAATCTCGACGCCGATCTGGTGGTCGTCCACGATCCCCAGCCAGCGGCGCTGATCGATTATCGGAAGGGCGGCAAATGGGTCTGGCGCTGTCACCTGGATATGGGCCGCCCCCACCGCTCAATCTGGAGTCTGTTCCGACGGCACGTCGTGAAATATGATGCAGCTGTCTTCTCGCTGCCGGGATTCGCTCAACGGCTGCCGATTCCGAAGTTCTTGATCTATCCGTCGATTGATCCGTTGACCGAAAAGAATCGGGAACTCTCTCGTGTTGAGATTGCGCAGGGACTTGATCGTTTTGGTATCGCCAAGAGTAAACCGATTCTCTTGCAGGTGGCCCGTTTCGACCGGTTCAAAGATCAGATCGGCACGATTCGAACCTATCAGATGGTCAAGAAGCATCATAACTGCCAGCTTGTTTTGGCCGGTAGCGGAGTGCTTCATGACCCGGAAGGGGAGTCTGTCTTGGCAGAGGTTCAGGCAGCGGCTGCGAATGATCCGGACATTCACATTCTTCAACTGCCTCCGGAGGCAGATCGCGAGATCAACGTGTTGCAACGGGCGGCCTCCGTCGTGGTTCAGAAAGCGCTGAAGGAGGGGTTCGGCGTGGCCGTGTCCGAAGCCATGTGGAAGGGAAAGCCCATCATCGGAGGAACCGCCGGTGGCGTCTCGGCGCAAATCGTCGATGGTGCGACCGGATTCATCGTCCATTCCGTTGAGGGGGCGGCATTTCGTATCCGCTATTTGCTTAGCAATCCTGGAGTCATGACGAGGATGGGGGCATCGGCGAAAGAGCATGTGCGACGCAATTTTCTCATCACCCGACACTTAGGCGACCATCTCACCCTGTTAAAGCTGCTGTGTTCTGAGTGA
- a CDS encoding phosphotransferase, giving the protein MSLAGQSPWTDQVRSALEAQGRGPIIEYLQRQRWFRGKGRSVADARFLDGFELSSGTVPHVLAVLLVEYRGGGQERYAAPLSVRPRAEGDDAVAIAALSDSTPQLWVCDATRDDEVWRALYAAVGGEKEIVGHVDCLAGKVIPGQQEELTAPADCVKVLSAEQSNTSVVLDRRVIMKLIRKLDLGINPDGEVLEFLATQTSCRDIPPLLGLMKYHDCRTEETAVEGTILVVQGFVQNKGDGWTHTLMRLEELLNTSQSRREMSDTFLGEIRHLGRVTGRLHLALASNAELEAFRPEPTTDQDVEGWQGKMTQFLADVCRDLRGMPVEQQALVGLSLDEPDRLEKVCRTRFENLRLLAEGRAAKVRCHGDYHLGQVLKTDDGFVVIDFEGEPTRPLEERRAKYCPLKDVAGMLRSFNYAAHAVLKRGRPMSATDRDVIMEWERAARAVFLEGYRSVAKPDEAEFLPDTWEDVVRVLQVYELDKALYELQYELHNRPDWLSIPLQGIRSLTLEEV; this is encoded by the coding sequence ATGTCACTGGCGGGACAATCTCCGTGGACTGATCAAGTCCGTTCCGCACTCGAAGCGCAGGGGCGGGGACCAATCATCGAGTATCTTCAGCGGCAGCGATGGTTTCGCGGTAAAGGTAGGTCGGTGGCGGACGCGCGATTCCTCGATGGATTCGAGTTGTCATCCGGAACCGTCCCCCATGTGCTGGCGGTCCTGCTGGTGGAATATCGAGGAGGGGGGCAAGAACGCTATGCCGCCCCGCTCTCGGTCAGACCCAGAGCGGAGGGAGACGATGCCGTGGCTATTGCTGCACTCAGCGACTCCACTCCTCAGCTCTGGGTCTGTGATGCCACCCGGGACGATGAGGTCTGGCGTGCCTTATACGCCGCAGTCGGAGGAGAAAAGGAGATCGTCGGGCATGTGGATTGTCTTGCAGGAAAGGTCATACCTGGGCAGCAGGAGGAATTGACTGCACCAGCTGATTGCGTGAAAGTTCTTTCGGCGGAACAGAGCAACACCTCAGTTGTGCTCGACCGGCGGGTGATCATGAAATTGATCCGAAAGCTGGATCTGGGCATCAATCCGGACGGCGAGGTCCTAGAGTTTCTCGCGACGCAGACCTCCTGCCGCGACATCCCGCCGTTGCTCGGCCTCATGAAGTATCACGACTGCCGAACCGAGGAGACGGCTGTTGAGGGAACCATCCTCGTGGTCCAAGGGTTTGTTCAGAACAAGGGGGATGGGTGGACCCACACGCTCATGCGGTTGGAAGAACTGCTGAACACATCACAATCGCGGCGTGAAATGTCCGACACCTTCCTGGGCGAGATCCGTCACCTAGGACGAGTCACCGGCAGGCTCCACCTCGCGTTGGCATCGAATGCGGAGCTGGAGGCCTTTCGCCCCGAGCCGACCACGGACCAGGATGTCGAAGGGTGGCAGGGGAAGATGACGCAGTTTCTTGCCGATGTCTGTCGCGATCTGCGGGGGATGCCGGTCGAGCAACAGGCGCTGGTCGGACTCTCCCTCGACGAACCGGACCGTCTAGAGAAAGTCTGCCGGACTCGATTTGAGAACCTCCGCCTATTAGCGGAGGGGCGAGCAGCGAAGGTTCGTTGCCATGGTGACTATCATCTTGGCCAGGTTCTCAAAACGGACGACGGATTCGTGGTGATTGATTTCGAGGGGGAACCGACACGGCCGCTCGAAGAGCGACGAGCGAAGTACTGTCCTCTCAAGGATGTTGCGGGCATGTTGCGGTCGTTCAACTACGCAGCACATGCTGTGCTGAAACGGGGTCGGCCGATGTCTGCCACTGATCGTGACGTCATCATGGAATGGGAGCGTGCCGCGCGTGCAGTGTTTCTCGAGGGGTATCGCTCGGTCGCCAAACCCGATGAGGCGGAATTCCTGCCAGACACGTGGGAAGACGTGGTGCGGGTGCTGCAGGTCTATGAACTCGACAAAGCGCTGTATGAATTACAGTACGAGTTGCACAATAGGCCGGATTGGCTATCGATTCCGCTGCAAGGCATTCGAAGCCTTACGCTGGAGGAGGTGTAA
- a CDS encoding response regulator transcription factor, whose amino-acid sequence MSGRMPPRIILLAGIHPLIAEDSRLHVHGIPGSTQYEVVESPADEYSLLPVVSRLQPHFVLLDLLHASSLQTIRRITSINPSCCIVAVTGARNKDVAAAAFSSGASGILYRNDISTELFDAISTVRAGRRFLSSSLSSKAASPRTNERRPQTRGISSLDELIMRLMLRGYPASRIARALGLSARTVRLSITFLKQFYGVRTKQELKEYATAIFCRS is encoded by the coding sequence ATGTCCGGTCGCATGCCCCCCCGCATTATCCTCTTAGCGGGTATTCACCCATTGATTGCCGAGGATAGTCGACTTCACGTTCACGGTATTCCTGGATCGACGCAGTACGAGGTCGTCGAGTCTCCCGCTGACGAATACTCTCTTTTGCCGGTCGTGAGCCGCCTACAACCCCATTTCGTCCTCCTTGATCTCTTGCATGCAAGCAGTTTGCAAACCATTCGACGCATTACGAGCATCAATCCTTCGTGTTGCATCGTGGCCGTGACGGGAGCACGAAATAAGGATGTGGCAGCGGCAGCTTTTTCCAGCGGAGCCTCGGGTATCCTTTATCGTAACGACATCTCAACCGAACTCTTCGATGCGATCAGTACAGTGCGAGCGGGCCGACGTTTTCTCTCCTCCTCCCTCTCCTCGAAAGCAGCAAGCCCGAGAACGAATGAACGTCGCCCACAGACGAGAGGCATCTCATCATTGGATGAGCTGATCATGCGTCTCATGCTGAGAGGCTACCCGGCATCTCGAATCGCACGTGCGCTCGGCCTTTCTGCCAGAACCGTTCGCCTCAGCATCACCTTTCTCAAACAGTTTTACGGCGTGCGAACGAAGCAGGAATTAAAGGAGTATGCGACGGCCATATTTTGCAGGTCCTGA
- a CDS encoding peptidoglycan-binding protein has product MAYSLMNDRLAFSWSFSQMSAAALTSASLLGVLSLTGCDFSPPALETQIEEPHTDLNEAVVEKIAFEQDDSEMRARHASMQRTIEGQERENGVLRDRIEALTAKRREASVKPSSSRLTSKSKRSVLKKGSYSPLRVKRSLMKGPRVARIQRLLKRHGLPIRVDGVYGSDTAAAVRWFQRYNGIKPDGIVGPHTERALQPHTRVSKLIRHLSLQHPPLKGRDVIRLQKALRRFGHRLTVDGRYGPTTNRVVASFQKQHGLKPDGIVGPKTWRLLKRKP; this is encoded by the coding sequence ATGGCGTACTCGTTGATGAATGATCGTCTAGCATTTTCCTGGTCCTTCAGCCAGATGTCTGCCGCCGCGCTCACGTCTGCGTCGCTTCTCGGTGTTTTGAGTCTAACCGGTTGCGACTTCTCGCCTCCGGCCCTGGAGACACAGATCGAGGAACCGCACACAGACCTGAACGAGGCTGTGGTGGAGAAGATCGCATTCGAACAGGACGACTCGGAGATGCGAGCGCGACACGCCTCCATGCAGCGCACGATAGAAGGACAGGAGCGAGAGAATGGGGTCCTGCGAGACCGCATTGAGGCCTTGACCGCGAAGAGACGAGAGGCCTCAGTCAAGCCATCTTCTTCCCGTCTCACCTCAAAGTCGAAACGGTCGGTCCTGAAAAAGGGCTCGTACTCTCCCTTGCGGGTCAAACGCTCCCTGATGAAAGGGCCGCGCGTTGCGCGTATCCAACGGCTCTTGAAGCGCCATGGGCTCCCGATTCGAGTCGACGGCGTCTATGGGAGCGACACGGCTGCAGCCGTTCGCTGGTTTCAACGCTACAACGGAATCAAACCCGATGGTATCGTCGGTCCACATACCGAGCGGGCACTTCAACCACACACTCGGGTATCAAAACTCATCAGACATCTCTCACTCCAACATCCACCTCTCAAAGGACGTGATGTCATACGGCTCCAGAAAGCCTTACGCCGATTCGGGCATCGTCTCACTGTGGACGGGCGCTACGGTCCTACCACAAACAGAGTCGTCGCCAGTTTTCAAAAACAGCATGGACTGAAACCGGACGGCATCGTTGGGCCAAAGACCTGGCGTCTGCTCAAGAGGAAACCTTGA
- a CDS encoding response regulator transcription factor, with amino-acid sequence MNKPSILLADDHTLFVQALHNVLEPEFTLVGEVGDGRALLEAAPRLLPDVILLDLSMPLLNGIDAAYQLRRLVPASKLLFLSMHGDATYVTEAFRAGAAGYVLKRSTATELLQAIRAVLRGQLYVSPMLAKDMLDPLLHSKRSLTAPQKQLTIRQREVLQLVAEGRSLKEIATILCVSVKTVEFHKTRIVKQLGLSTTADLTKYAVTHGLVPA; translated from the coding sequence ATGAACAAGCCATCGATTCTTCTCGCAGATGACCATACCCTGTTTGTGCAGGCCCTGCATAATGTGTTGGAGCCGGAATTCACCTTGGTCGGTGAAGTAGGAGATGGCCGCGCCCTTCTGGAGGCGGCCCCTCGTCTGCTTCCTGATGTCATTTTGCTGGATCTGTCGATGCCGCTCTTAAACGGTATCGACGCAGCCTACCAGCTTAGACGCCTGGTTCCCGCCTCCAAGTTGTTGTTTTTAAGCATGCATGGAGATGCGACCTATGTCACCGAGGCCTTCCGAGCCGGCGCAGCCGGCTATGTGTTGAAGCGTTCGACCGCGACCGAACTTCTTCAAGCCATCCGAGCCGTCCTGCGCGGACAGCTGTATGTATCTCCCATGCTGGCGAAAGACATGCTGGATCCGCTTTTACACAGCAAGCGATCCCTCACGGCACCACAAAAGCAGCTCACCATACGCCAGCGAGAAGTTCTCCAGCTGGTGGCGGAGGGACGATCACTGAAAGAGATTGCCACGATTCTCTGCGTGTCGGTCAAAACCGTGGAGTTTCATAAGACACGCATCGTCAAACAACTCGGACTTTCTACGACGGCCGATTTGACCAAGTATGCGGTCACGCACGGCCTAGTCCCCGCCTGA
- the treS gene encoding maltose alpha-D-glucosyltransferase, with amino-acid sequence MNDDPFWYRDAVFYEIHVKAYADGNGDGIGDFQGLIGKLDYLEWLGVDCLWLLPFYPSPLRDDGYDVADFLTVAEQYGTMQDVKQLLDEAHRRGIRVIVDLVLNHTSDRHAWFQESRQSPQSSKRGFYVWSDTDRKYGKARIIFIDTEKSNWTWDPDAKAFYWHRFFSHQPDLNYDNPEVRQAMLDIMTFWLDQGLDGFRCDAVPYLFEREGTICENLPETHDYLKDIRRRIDASYQGRVLLAEANQWPTDVRPYFGDGDEFHMAFHFPLMPRLYMGVQSETRDPIIDMFTHTPEIPPNCQWCLFLRNHDELTLEMCSGEERDYMYYTYARDPSMRRNIGIGRRLAPLLENDRRKIELLHSLVFTLPGSPIIYYGDEIGMGDNIKLKDRDGVRTPMQWTMDRNAGFSNCDPAQLYLPVVADAVYGYQAVNVESQKEAPHSLLHWMKRMISVRKRFSAFGRGAITFLRPANGKVLAYFREHEGVKLLVVHNLAGSAQSVELDLKGCVGSTPIELLGEARFPTLTERPYILTLAPYGFYWLNLIGKPSEVAAYGIEQTVL; translated from the coding sequence GTGAACGACGATCCGTTTTGGTACAGGGACGCGGTGTTCTATGAGATCCATGTGAAGGCCTATGCCGACGGCAATGGAGACGGCATCGGGGACTTCCAAGGCTTGATCGGAAAGCTGGACTACCTCGAATGGCTCGGAGTGGACTGCCTCTGGCTGTTACCGTTTTATCCTTCGCCGCTCCGGGACGACGGCTATGACGTGGCGGATTTTCTCACCGTGGCTGAACAGTACGGCACGATGCAGGATGTCAAACAACTGTTGGATGAGGCCCACCGTCGTGGGATTCGTGTCATCGTCGACCTAGTCCTCAATCACACCTCCGATCGCCATGCGTGGTTTCAGGAATCGCGGCAGTCTCCTCAGTCGTCGAAACGCGGCTTCTATGTGTGGAGCGACACCGATCGCAAGTACGGGAAGGCCAGAATTATCTTCATCGACACGGAAAAATCCAATTGGACCTGGGACCCTGATGCGAAGGCGTTCTACTGGCACCGGTTTTTCAGTCATCAGCCGGACTTGAATTATGACAATCCAGAAGTCCGTCAGGCCATGCTGGACATCATGACCTTTTGGCTGGACCAAGGGCTGGACGGGTTTCGGTGCGATGCGGTTCCGTATCTGTTTGAACGGGAAGGTACGATCTGCGAAAACCTTCCTGAGACGCACGACTATCTGAAAGATATCCGTCGGCGAATTGATGCGTCCTATCAGGGGCGCGTCCTGTTGGCAGAAGCGAACCAATGGCCGACGGATGTACGACCATATTTCGGCGATGGCGACGAGTTTCACATGGCCTTTCACTTTCCCCTCATGCCCAGGCTTTACATGGGGGTGCAGAGCGAAACGCGTGATCCCATCATCGATATGTTTACCCACACGCCGGAGATTCCACCGAACTGCCAGTGGTGCCTTTTCCTCCGCAACCATGATGAGCTCACACTCGAAATGTGTTCCGGTGAGGAGCGGGACTACATGTATTACACGTACGCGCGTGATCCGTCGATGCGGCGTAACATCGGCATCGGCCGTCGGCTGGCTCCGTTGTTGGAGAATGACCGTAGAAAGATCGAGCTGCTCCATAGCCTTGTCTTCACCCTACCCGGGAGTCCCATCATCTATTACGGCGACGAAATCGGGATGGGGGACAACATCAAACTCAAGGATCGAGACGGCGTACGGACACCGATGCAATGGACGATGGATCGGAACGCAGGATTTTCGAATTGCGACCCAGCTCAGCTTTATCTGCCGGTGGTGGCAGATGCCGTGTATGGGTATCAAGCGGTCAACGTCGAGTCGCAGAAGGAGGCACCCCATTCGCTCCTTCACTGGATGAAACGGATGATCTCCGTCCGCAAACGGTTCTCGGCGTTCGGACGAGGGGCGATTACGTTTCTACGGCCGGCCAACGGCAAGGTCTTGGCGTATTTTCGGGAGCATGAGGGTGTCAAGCTGCTGGTGGTTCACAATCTTGCAGGCTCCGCACAATCGGTCGAATTGGATTTGAAAGGATGTGTCGGCTCGACGCCGATTGAACTGTTGGGCGAGGCACGTTTCCCCACGCTGACGGAACGCCCCTATATCTTGACGCTGGCGCCGTATGGATTCTATTGGCTCAACCTCATAGGGAAGCCTTCCGAAGTTGCCGCATACGGTATCGAGCAGACAGTGCTGTAA